A stretch of bacterium DNA encodes these proteins:
- a CDS encoding MOSC domain-containing protein codes for MTGRVASLSLSPRYTFSKDTTERVRVLEGKGFEGDVHAGETVKHRSRVAQDPTQPNLRQVHLIPAELLDELAAEGYDVFPGRLGENVLTRDLDLHALPTGTRLELGPEVVLELTGLRNPCGQLNGVGPGLMKRLVHRDETGATIRRGGVMSIVLVGGEVARDDEIRVVLPEGPHRPLERV; via the coding sequence ATGACCGGCCGCGTCGCGAGCCTGTCCCTCTCCCCCCGCTACACCTTCTCGAAGGACACGACGGAGCGGGTTCGGGTGCTCGAGGGCAAGGGCTTCGAGGGTGACGTCCACGCGGGGGAGACGGTGAAGCACCGCTCCCGCGTCGCCCAGGATCCCACCCAGCCGAACCTTCGCCAGGTCCACCTGATCCCGGCGGAGCTCCTCGACGAGCTCGCCGCCGAGGGGTACGACGTGTTCCCGGGGCGCCTCGGGGAGAACGTCCTGACCCGCGACCTCGATCTGCACGCGCTTCCGACCGGAACGCGTCTCGAGCTCGGGCCGGAAGTGGTCCTCGAGCTGACCGGCCTTCGGAACCCGTGCGGCCAGCTGAACGGTGTCGGCCCGGGGCTCATGAAGCGTCTCGTCCATCGGGACGAGACGGGGGCGACGATCCGACGGGGTGGCGTGATGTCGATCGTCCTGGTCGGCGGCGAGGTCGCGCGAGACGACGAGATCCGGGTCGTCCTTCCGGAAGGGCCCCATCGACCGCTCGAGCGCGTCTGA
- a CDS encoding OmpA family protein — translation MTRTENDTTPAERRLHLRGWTVALAAIAAWVFLVTNSAEAQQIRVPEIVLAQVLGPAAEGEPAPEAAPADPSVALVAMELRQRFQDQLVAGVARPSVELEVHFDFDSDALHEAATPDIEAAASVLVDHFPNTRFRVAGYTDAAGSAEYNMDLSQRRAAAVYRELVEIHGVPAGRLESKGFGEDATADATAAQRRRVELQILRDGGERL, via the coding sequence ATGACGCGCACCGAAAACGACACCACCCCCGCCGAACGTCGCCTCCACCTGCGCGGCTGGACCGTCGCCCTGGCGGCGATCGCCGCCTGGGTCTTCCTCGTGACGAATTCGGCGGAGGCCCAGCAGATCCGGGTCCCGGAGATCGTCCTCGCCCAGGTGCTCGGTCCCGCCGCCGAAGGCGAGCCGGCGCCGGAAGCGGCGCCAGCGGATCCGAGCGTGGCGCTCGTGGCGATGGAGCTCCGCCAGCGCTTCCAGGACCAGCTCGTCGCCGGGGTCGCCCGCCCGAGCGTCGAGCTCGAGGTCCACTTCGACTTCGACTCGGACGCGCTCCACGAGGCGGCGACCCCCGACATCGAAGCCGCTGCCTCGGTCCTCGTCGACCACTTCCCGAACACCCGCTTCCGGGTCGCCGGGTACACGGACGCGGCCGGGAGCGCCGAGTACAACATGGACCTGTCCCAGCGTCGCGCCGCCGCCGTCTACCGGGAGCTCGTCGAGATCCACGGCGTTCCGGCCGGACGGCTCGAGAGCAAGGGCTTCGGTGAGGACGCGACCGCCGACGCGACCGCGGCCCAGCGCCGCCGGGTCGAGCTGCAGATCCTGCGCGACGGTGGAGAGCGGCTCTAG